From Hirundo rustica isolate bHirRus1 chromosome 1, bHirRus1.pri.v3, whole genome shotgun sequence, a single genomic window includes:
- the TMEM74 gene encoding transmembrane protein 74, which translates to MACMELLYLAEESRRVHLGTATDWSLPSHPYEQQQCEGAEVDPRAAAAVAALRCERHCKPLQRDLVAEPSLAPQPSSLGTSPQEHPAPSSISHPCHPAEHLPREEDGGKKACCCAQELETSFTYVDENVNLEHARSPPTPVGGQDAPLQQRSCREWVHDSPSLVSEEDDAASEAAAGKSIDYGFISAILFLVSGILLVIISYVVPRDVTVDPNTVAAREMERLENESARIGAHLDRCVIAGLCLLTLGGVVLSSLLMMSMWKGELYRRSRFASSKESAKLYGSFNFRMKSGANDNMLELSLVEEDVLAVDN; encoded by the coding sequence ATGGCTTGCATGGAGCTTCTCTACCTGGCCGAGGAGAGCAGACGGGTGCACCTGGGCACCGCTACTGACTGGAGCCTGCCCTCCCATCCCTacgagcagcagcagtgtgaggGGGCTGAGGTGGACCCCCGAGCAGCCGCTGCTGTGGCAGCCCTGCGCTGTGAACGGCACTGCAAGCCCTTGCAGAGGGACCTTGTGGCTGAGCCCTCCCTGGCACCCCAGCCCTCCTCCCTGGGCACCTCGCCCCAGGAGCACCCTGCACCCTCCAGCatctcccatccctgccacccAGCCGAGCACTTGCCcagggaggaggatggagggaagaaagcctgctgctgtgcccaggaaCTCGAGACGTCATTCACCTATGTGgatgaaaatgtaaatctgGAGCATGCAAGAAGTCCCCCCACTCCTGTAGGTGGCCAGGATGCCCCTCTGCAGCAGCGTTCCTGCAGGGAATGGGTGCACGATTCTCCTTCCTTGGTCTCCGAGGAGGACGATGCTGCCTcggaggcagcagctgggaaatccATTGACTATGGATTCATTAGTGCCATTTTGTTCCTGGTTAGTGGCATTTTGCTGGTGATAATTTCCTATGTGGTACCCAGAGATGTGACTGTGGATCCCAACACCGTGGCTGCCCGGGAGATGGAGAGGCTGGAGAACGAGAGTGCGAGGATCGGTGCGCACTTGGACCGCTGCGTTATCGCTGGGCTGTGTCTCTTAACCCTGGGGGGCGTGGTGCTCTCCAGCCTGCTGATGATGTCCATGTGGAAAGGGGAGCTGTACCGGAGGAGCAGGTTTGCATCCTCCAAGGAATCTGCAAAGCTGTATGGATCTTTCAATTTTAGAATGAAGTCTGGTGCAAATGATAATATGCTCGAGCTGTCGTTAGTTGAGGAAGATGTGCTTGCTGTAGATAATTAG